A single window of Streptomyces sudanensis DNA harbors:
- a CDS encoding amidase, whose amino-acid sequence MTTRSMAALATILVVASVPLAGAPDRHATAAEPAAVAGSAPLADSALVRGVDLNTVTIPELQARMRRGSLTSAALTTAYLRRIEAIDPKINAVLRTDPTALRQAAASDVRHRRGTVRGPLDGIPVLLKDNVNTRGMATTAGSLALAGSPPDTDAALVTRLRAAGAVILGKANMSEWANFRAAKPTSGWSAVGGQTNNPYVLDRNPCGSSSGSAAALAASLAQVTIGTETDGSIVCPAGMNGVVGHKPSLGLVSQSGVVPISAEQDTAGPMARNVVDAALTLSVISDRDTARTGRAPGLADGALRPGGLRGKRIGLWRLPSLGPRVDALMTRTAAELRAAGARVVEVTPPYQARLAELEFPALLSEFHRDIDAYLSTRAGGPRTLADLIEFNRAHPAERTCFAGQELFEQALLAPPTTDPRYRAARAELRDLSRRSIDETMAAHDLDAIASPANPPAWTTDCARGDNDIVPSSTPAAVAGYPSLSVPAGFVDELPVGLLLMAGDRQDAELLSLGAAVERRLDAWRAPRYLPSVPAGASR is encoded by the coding sequence ATGACTACGAGAAGCATGGCCGCGCTGGCCACGATCCTGGTCGTGGCGTCCGTTCCCCTGGCGGGCGCGCCCGACCGGCACGCGACGGCGGCCGAACCCGCCGCTGTCGCCGGCTCGGCACCACTCGCCGATTCGGCCCTCGTCCGGGGCGTGGACCTCAACACGGTGACGATTCCCGAACTGCAGGCCCGCATGCGTCGCGGCTCGCTGACATCGGCGGCGCTGACGACGGCGTACCTGCGGCGGATCGAAGCCATCGACCCGAAGATCAACGCGGTACTGCGTACCGACCCAACGGCCTTGCGCCAGGCGGCCGCCAGCGACGTCAGGCACCGTCGCGGCACCGTCCGCGGTCCGCTCGACGGTATCCCCGTCCTGCTCAAGGACAACGTGAACACCCGCGGCATGGCGACGACGGCCGGGTCGCTGGCACTGGCGGGCAGCCCCCCGGACACGGACGCGGCCCTGGTCACGAGGTTACGGGCGGCGGGCGCGGTGATCCTCGGCAAGGCCAACATGTCCGAGTGGGCCAACTTCCGGGCGGCGAAGCCGACATCGGGCTGGTCGGCGGTGGGCGGCCAGACGAACAACCCCTACGTCCTGGACCGGAACCCCTGCGGATCGTCCTCCGGTTCGGCCGCCGCGCTCGCCGCGTCGCTGGCGCAGGTGACGATCGGCACGGAGACGGACGGCTCCATCGTGTGCCCGGCGGGGATGAACGGCGTGGTCGGCCACAAGCCCAGCCTCGGGCTGGTCAGCCAGTCGGGTGTCGTCCCGATCTCCGCCGAACAGGACACCGCCGGCCCCATGGCACGCAACGTCGTCGACGCCGCGCTCACCCTTTCGGTGATCAGCGATCGCGACACCGCGCGCACCGGCCGCGCTCCCGGTCTCGCGGACGGGGCCCTGCGCCCCGGCGGCCTGCGCGGCAAGCGCATCGGCCTGTGGCGGCTCCCTTCGCTCGGCCCGCGGGTGGACGCCCTGATGACCCGTACGGCCGCCGAACTGCGCGCCGCGGGGGCCCGGGTCGTCGAGGTGACCCCGCCGTACCAGGCGAGACTCGCCGAACTGGAGTTCCCGGCGCTCCTGAGCGAGTTCCACCGGGACATCGACGCCTACCTCTCCACCCGCGCCGGCGGGCCCCGCACCCTGGCCGACCTGATCGAGTTCAACCGCGCGCACCCGGCCGAGCGGACCTGCTTCGCCGGGCAGGAACTGTTCGAGCAGGCACTGCTCGCACCTCCGACCACCGACCCGCGCTACCGGGCCGCGCGGGCCGAGTTGCGGGACCTCTCGCGGCGCTCCATCGACGAGACCATGGCCGCCCACGACCTGGACGCCATCGCCTCCCCGGCGAATCCGCCCGCGTGGACGACCGACTGCGCCCGCGGTGACAACGACATCGTCCCGTCCTCCACCCCGGCCGCCGTCGCCGGGTACCCGTCCCTGTCCGTGCCCGCCGGGTTCGTGGACGAGTTGCCGGTCGGCCTGCTCCTGATGGCCGGCGACCGCCAGGACGCGGAACTGCTGTCGCTGGGAGCCGCGGTGGAGCGGCGGCTGGACGCCTGGCGGGCGCCCCGGTACCTGCCCTCGGTGCCCGCCGGCGCCTCCCGGTGA